From one Syngnathoides biaculeatus isolate LvHL_M chromosome 12, ASM1980259v1, whole genome shotgun sequence genomic stretch:
- the LOC133509498 gene encoding calcineurin subunit B type 1-like isoform X2 — MPVFLFQCFKYHVVVVSSLFEGNEASYPLEMCTHFDPDEIKRLGKRFKKLDLDNSGSLSVEEFMSLPELQQNPLVQRVIDIFDTDGNGEVDFKEFIEGVSQFSVKGDKEQKLRFAFRIYDMDKDGFISNGELFQVLKMMVGNNLKDTQLQQIVDKTIINADKDGDGRISFEEFCAVVGGLDIHKKMVVDV; from the exons ATGCCCGTCTTCCTCTTTCAGTGTTTCAAATaccacgtcgtcgtcgtctcttCTCTCTTTGAG GGAAATGAAGCCAGCTACCCCCTGGAAATGTGCACGCATT TTGATCCAGACGAAATCAAGCGTCTGGGAAAGCGTTTCAAGAAACTGGACCTGGACAACTCGGGCTCGCTCAGCGTGGAGGAGTTCATGTCGCTGCCAGAGTTGCAGCAGAACCCGCTCGTGCAGAGGGTCATCGACATATTCGACACTGACGGCAACGGAGAAGTCGACTTCAAAG AGTTCATCGAGGGAGTGTCGCAGTTTAGTGTCAAAGGTGACAAGGAGCAGAAGCTTCGTT TCGCCTTCCGGATCTACGACATGGACAAGGACGGCTTCATCTCCAACGGCGAACTGTTCCAGGTGCTCAAGATGATGGTGGGCAACAACCTGAAGGACACGCAGCTGCAGCAGATCGTGGACAAAACTATCATCAACGCGGACAAGGACGGCGACGGCAGGATATCCTTCGAGGAGTTCTGCGCG GTGGTGGGCGGTCTGGACATACACAAAAAGATGGTGGTGGACGTCTGA
- the LOC133509498 gene encoding calcineurin subunit B type 1-like isoform X1 — MLNLTPPPAPGFVILGLVLLLSIPMKGNEASYPLEMCTHFDPDEIKRLGKRFKKLDLDNSGSLSVEEFMSLPELQQNPLVQRVIDIFDTDGNGEVDFKEFIEGVSQFSVKGDKEQKLRFAFRIYDMDKDGFISNGELFQVLKMMVGNNLKDTQLQQIVDKTIINADKDGDGRISFEEFCAVVGGLDIHKKMVVDV; from the exons ATGCTGAACTTGACACCTCCGCCCGCTCCTGGTTTTGTCATACTGGGGCTGGTTCTACTTCTATCGATACCTATGAAG GGAAATGAAGCCAGCTACCCCCTGGAAATGTGCACGCATT TTGATCCAGACGAAATCAAGCGTCTGGGAAAGCGTTTCAAGAAACTGGACCTGGACAACTCGGGCTCGCTCAGCGTGGAGGAGTTCATGTCGCTGCCAGAGTTGCAGCAGAACCCGCTCGTGCAGAGGGTCATCGACATATTCGACACTGACGGCAACGGAGAAGTCGACTTCAAAG AGTTCATCGAGGGAGTGTCGCAGTTTAGTGTCAAAGGTGACAAGGAGCAGAAGCTTCGTT TCGCCTTCCGGATCTACGACATGGACAAGGACGGCTTCATCTCCAACGGCGAACTGTTCCAGGTGCTCAAGATGATGGTGGGCAACAACCTGAAGGACACGCAGCTGCAGCAGATCGTGGACAAAACTATCATCAACGCGGACAAGGACGGCGACGGCAGGATATCCTTCGAGGAGTTCTGCGCG GTGGTGGGCGGTCTGGACATACACAAAAAGATGGTGGTGGACGTCTGA
- the pno1 gene encoding RNA-binding protein PNO1 produces the protein MDSATNEAAEKQDDGDAFIKVKSKKSRKRKAEQSDMDTEGSVARKRPQFPPICLDKLKGADQMRKVAVPAHRYTPLKENWLKIYTPIVENLQLQIRFNLKTRNVEIKTCKETQDIASLTKAADFVKAFILGFQVEDALALIRLDELFLESFDITDVKQLKGDHLSRAVGRIAGKGGKTKFTIENVTKTRIVLAETKVHILGSFQNIRMARTAICNLILGSPPSKVYGNIRAVAGRAAERF, from the exons ATGGATTCGGCAACTAATGAAGCGGCGGAGAAGCAGGATGACGGTGACGCTTTTATAAAAGTCAAGTCTAAAAAGAGCCGTAAGAGGAAAGCGGAGCAATCTGATATGGACACTGAAGGGTCTGTCGCGAGGAAGAGGCCGCAGTTTCCTCCTATTTGTCTTGACAAACTAAAG gggGCGGATCAGATGCGGAAAGTGGCCGTCCCCGCACACCGTTACACGCCGCTGAAGGAGAACTGGCTGAAGATCTACACCCCAATTGTGGAGAACCTGCAGCTGCAAATCAGATTCAACCTCAAGACGCGGAATGTGGAGATTAAA ACTTGCAAAGAGACACAAGACATCGCGTCACTCACGAAGGCAGCAGATTTCGTGAAAGCCTTCATTTTGGGCTTCCAGGTTGAA GACGCGCTGGCCCTGATCAGACTGGACGAGCTCTTTCTCGAAAGCTTTGACATCACAGACG TGAAGCAGCTGAAGGGCGACCACTTGTCCAGAGCCGTCGGCAGGATCGCGGGCAAAGGAGGAAAAACCAAATTCACCATCGAAAACGTCACCAAGACTCGCATCGTGCTGGCCGAAAC caaagtgcacattttgggCTCCTTTCAAAACATTCGGATGGCCAGGACGGCCATTTGCAACCTCATTTTAG GAAGTCCACCTTCCAAAGTGTACGGAAACATCCGAGCGGTCGCCGGCAGAGCTGCGGAAAGATTCTGA
- the dnaaf10 gene encoding dynein axonemal assembly factor 10 isoform X3 — translation MYLVIMLCHTETVEKAKPIKCGTFGASSLQQRHIATGDFDGKLNIWNLEEPNVPVYTVKAHKEIVNCIDAVGGLGIGDGAPEIVTGSRDGTVKVWDPRQRDSPVANMQPVEGDAKRDCWTVAFVDMKCPPGHAFNDQDRCVCAGYDNGDIKLFDLRNMSLRWETNIKNGVCCLEFDRKDINMNKMVATSLEGKFHVFDLRTQHPTKGFASISEKAHKSTIWQVRHLPQNREIFLTAGGSGSLHLWKYEYPAQRSKKDADGARVGVAGSVGLLQNVTLSTQPVASLDWSPDKMGLCVCAGFDQTLGNMAADDYPLEIDEQLKGFESSVSAVKNMLDTLLSMAKSELEKKLDPLDQAKVDLMSAYTLNSLFWMYLVTQGVNPREHGIKQELERIRTYMNRVKDITDKKKAARLDKGAAGRFLRNALYEPQEKPSKKKATTAAAAVSKTSEATPAKRPKKK, via the exons ATGTATTTAGTTATTATGTTATGTCACACAGAGACG GTGGAGAAAGCCAAGCCCATAAAGTGCGGCACATTCGGGGCGTCGTCTCTTCAGCAAAGACACATAGCGACGGGGGACTTTGATGGAAAGCTAAATATATG GAACCTGGAGGAGCCCAACGTGCCGGTGTACACGGTGAAAGCACACAAGGAGATCGTCAACTGCATCGACGCCGTCGGCGGTCTCGGCATCGGCGACGGCGCGCCCGAGATCGTCACCGGAAGCCGAGACG GTACAGTGAAAGTGTGGGACCCTCGGCAACGAGACTCACCCGTAGCCAACATGCAGCCCGTGGAAGGAGACGCCAAGCGGGACTGCTGGACTGTCGCCTTCG TTGACATGAAATGTCCCCCAGGCCACGCCTTCAACGACCAGGACCGCTGCGTGTGCGCCGGCTACGACAACGGCGACATCAAACTCTTTGACCTGCGCAACATGTCCCTGCGctgggagaccaacatcaagaACGGG GTGTGCTGCCTGGAGTTCGACAGGAAGGACATCAACATGAACAAAATGGTGGCCACCTCGCTGGAGGGCAAATTCCACGTCTTTGACCTGCGGACTCAGCACCCCACCAAGGGCTTCGCCTCCATTTCCGAAAAG gctCATAAATCGACCATCTGGCAGGTGAGGCATTTACCTCAGAACCGGGAAATTTTCCTGACGGCCGGCGGCTCGGGCAGCCTTCACCTGTGGAAATA CGAGTACCCGGCCCAGCGCAGCAAGAAGGACGCGGACGGCGCCAGGGTGGGCGTGGCCGGCTCGGTGGGCCTGCTGCAGAACGTGACGCTGTCCACGCAGCCCGTCGCCAGCCTGGACTGGAGCCCCGACAAGATGGGCCTGTGCGTGTGCGCCGGCTTCGACCAGACG ctcggAAATATGGCGGCGGACGATTATCCTTTGGAGATAGACGAGCAACTGAAGGGTTTCGAGTCGTCTGTGTCTGCGGTCAAAAATATGTTGGATACTCTCTTGTCGATGGCCAAAAGTGAGCTGGAGAAAAAG TTGGATCCTCTGGACCAGGCCAAAGTGGATCTGATGTCTGCTTACACGCTCAATTCTTTATTCTGGA TGTACTTGGTCACACAAGGCGTCAATCCAAGAGAACATGGCATCAAGCAAGAACTG GAGCGGATCAGGACTTACATGAACCGAGTGAAAGACATCACGGACAAGAAGAAGGCGGCCCGTCTGGATAAGGGCGCCGCCGGACGCTTCTTGAGGAACGCCCTCTACGAGCCGCAGGAAAAGCCGTCCAAGAAGAAAGCGACGACTGCGGCGGCGGCCGTCAGTAAAACATCTGAAGCGACGCCGGCCAAGCGGCCCAAGAAAAAATGA
- the dnaaf10 gene encoding dynein axonemal assembly factor 10 isoform X1, with protein MSTPLSKPQIIMHVQKSLNYTVFDCKWIPCSSKFVCLGNFARGTGVMQMYEMQHGEAQLIKEVEKAKPIKCGTFGASSLQQRHIATGDFDGKLNIWNLEEPNVPVYTVKAHKEIVNCIDAVGGLGIGDGAPEIVTGSRDGTVKVWDPRQRDSPVANMQPVEGDAKRDCWTVAFVDMKCPPGHAFNDQDRCVCAGYDNGDIKLFDLRNMSLRWETNIKNGVCCLEFDRKDINMNKMVATSLEGKFHVFDLRTQHPTKGFASISEKAHKSTIWQVRHLPQNREIFLTAGGSGSLHLWKYEYPAQRSKKDADGARVGVAGSVGLLQNVTLSTQPVASLDWSPDKMGLCVCAGFDQTLGNMAADDYPLEIDEQLKGFESSVSAVKNMLDTLLSMAKSELEKKLDPLDQAKVDLMSAYTLNSLFWMYLVTQGVNPREHGIKQELERIRTYMNRVKDITDKKKAARLDKGAAGRFLRNALYEPQEKPSKKKATTAAAAVSKTSEATPAKRPKKK; from the exons ATGTCAACGCCACTTTCGAAGCCCCAAATTATCATGCACGTCCAGAAGAGTTTAAACTACACGGTTTTTGACTGCAAATGGATCCCGTGCAGTTCCAAGTTCGTGTGTCTCGGGAACTTTGCGAGAGGAACCGGAGTCATGCAAATGTACGAAATGCAACACGGGGAGGCTCAGCTCATCAAAGAG GTGGAGAAAGCCAAGCCCATAAAGTGCGGCACATTCGGGGCGTCGTCTCTTCAGCAAAGACACATAGCGACGGGGGACTTTGATGGAAAGCTAAATATATG GAACCTGGAGGAGCCCAACGTGCCGGTGTACACGGTGAAAGCACACAAGGAGATCGTCAACTGCATCGACGCCGTCGGCGGTCTCGGCATCGGCGACGGCGCGCCCGAGATCGTCACCGGAAGCCGAGACG GTACAGTGAAAGTGTGGGACCCTCGGCAACGAGACTCACCCGTAGCCAACATGCAGCCCGTGGAAGGAGACGCCAAGCGGGACTGCTGGACTGTCGCCTTCG TTGACATGAAATGTCCCCCAGGCCACGCCTTCAACGACCAGGACCGCTGCGTGTGCGCCGGCTACGACAACGGCGACATCAAACTCTTTGACCTGCGCAACATGTCCCTGCGctgggagaccaacatcaagaACGGG GTGTGCTGCCTGGAGTTCGACAGGAAGGACATCAACATGAACAAAATGGTGGCCACCTCGCTGGAGGGCAAATTCCACGTCTTTGACCTGCGGACTCAGCACCCCACCAAGGGCTTCGCCTCCATTTCCGAAAAG gctCATAAATCGACCATCTGGCAGGTGAGGCATTTACCTCAGAACCGGGAAATTTTCCTGACGGCCGGCGGCTCGGGCAGCCTTCACCTGTGGAAATA CGAGTACCCGGCCCAGCGCAGCAAGAAGGACGCGGACGGCGCCAGGGTGGGCGTGGCCGGCTCGGTGGGCCTGCTGCAGAACGTGACGCTGTCCACGCAGCCCGTCGCCAGCCTGGACTGGAGCCCCGACAAGATGGGCCTGTGCGTGTGCGCCGGCTTCGACCAGACG ctcggAAATATGGCGGCGGACGATTATCCTTTGGAGATAGACGAGCAACTGAAGGGTTTCGAGTCGTCTGTGTCTGCGGTCAAAAATATGTTGGATACTCTCTTGTCGATGGCCAAAAGTGAGCTGGAGAAAAAG TTGGATCCTCTGGACCAGGCCAAAGTGGATCTGATGTCTGCTTACACGCTCAATTCTTTATTCTGGA TGTACTTGGTCACACAAGGCGTCAATCCAAGAGAACATGGCATCAAGCAAGAACTG GAGCGGATCAGGACTTACATGAACCGAGTGAAAGACATCACGGACAAGAAGAAGGCGGCCCGTCTGGATAAGGGCGCCGCCGGACGCTTCTTGAGGAACGCCCTCTACGAGCCGCAGGAAAAGCCGTCCAAGAAGAAAGCGACGACTGCGGCGGCGGCCGTCAGTAAAACATCTGAAGCGACGCCGGCCAAGCGGCCCAAGAAAAAATGA
- the dnaaf10 gene encoding dynein axonemal assembly factor 10 isoform X2, with amino-acid sequence MSTPLSKPQIIMHVQKSLNYTVFDCKWIPCSSKFVCLGNFARGTGVMQMYEMQHGEAQLIKEVEKAKPIKCGTFGASSLQQRHIATGDFDGKLNIWNLEEPNVPVYTVKAHKEIVNCIDAVGGLGIGDGAPEIVTGSRDGTVKVWDPRQRDSPVANMQPVEGDAKRDCWTVAFGHAFNDQDRCVCAGYDNGDIKLFDLRNMSLRWETNIKNGVCCLEFDRKDINMNKMVATSLEGKFHVFDLRTQHPTKGFASISEKAHKSTIWQVRHLPQNREIFLTAGGSGSLHLWKYEYPAQRSKKDADGARVGVAGSVGLLQNVTLSTQPVASLDWSPDKMGLCVCAGFDQTLGNMAADDYPLEIDEQLKGFESSVSAVKNMLDTLLSMAKSELEKKLDPLDQAKVDLMSAYTLNSLFWMYLVTQGVNPREHGIKQELERIRTYMNRVKDITDKKKAARLDKGAAGRFLRNALYEPQEKPSKKKATTAAAAVSKTSEATPAKRPKKK; translated from the exons ATGTCAACGCCACTTTCGAAGCCCCAAATTATCATGCACGTCCAGAAGAGTTTAAACTACACGGTTTTTGACTGCAAATGGATCCCGTGCAGTTCCAAGTTCGTGTGTCTCGGGAACTTTGCGAGAGGAACCGGAGTCATGCAAATGTACGAAATGCAACACGGGGAGGCTCAGCTCATCAAAGAG GTGGAGAAAGCCAAGCCCATAAAGTGCGGCACATTCGGGGCGTCGTCTCTTCAGCAAAGACACATAGCGACGGGGGACTTTGATGGAAAGCTAAATATATG GAACCTGGAGGAGCCCAACGTGCCGGTGTACACGGTGAAAGCACACAAGGAGATCGTCAACTGCATCGACGCCGTCGGCGGTCTCGGCATCGGCGACGGCGCGCCCGAGATCGTCACCGGAAGCCGAGACG GTACAGTGAAAGTGTGGGACCCTCGGCAACGAGACTCACCCGTAGCCAACATGCAGCCCGTGGAAGGAGACGCCAAGCGGGACTGCTGGACTGTCGCCTTCG GCCACGCCTTCAACGACCAGGACCGCTGCGTGTGCGCCGGCTACGACAACGGCGACATCAAACTCTTTGACCTGCGCAACATGTCCCTGCGctgggagaccaacatcaagaACGGG GTGTGCTGCCTGGAGTTCGACAGGAAGGACATCAACATGAACAAAATGGTGGCCACCTCGCTGGAGGGCAAATTCCACGTCTTTGACCTGCGGACTCAGCACCCCACCAAGGGCTTCGCCTCCATTTCCGAAAAG gctCATAAATCGACCATCTGGCAGGTGAGGCATTTACCTCAGAACCGGGAAATTTTCCTGACGGCCGGCGGCTCGGGCAGCCTTCACCTGTGGAAATA CGAGTACCCGGCCCAGCGCAGCAAGAAGGACGCGGACGGCGCCAGGGTGGGCGTGGCCGGCTCGGTGGGCCTGCTGCAGAACGTGACGCTGTCCACGCAGCCCGTCGCCAGCCTGGACTGGAGCCCCGACAAGATGGGCCTGTGCGTGTGCGCCGGCTTCGACCAGACG ctcggAAATATGGCGGCGGACGATTATCCTTTGGAGATAGACGAGCAACTGAAGGGTTTCGAGTCGTCTGTGTCTGCGGTCAAAAATATGTTGGATACTCTCTTGTCGATGGCCAAAAGTGAGCTGGAGAAAAAG TTGGATCCTCTGGACCAGGCCAAAGTGGATCTGATGTCTGCTTACACGCTCAATTCTTTATTCTGGA TGTACTTGGTCACACAAGGCGTCAATCCAAGAGAACATGGCATCAAGCAAGAACTG GAGCGGATCAGGACTTACATGAACCGAGTGAAAGACATCACGGACAAGAAGAAGGCGGCCCGTCTGGATAAGGGCGCCGCCGGACGCTTCTTGAGGAACGCCCTCTACGAGCCGCAGGAAAAGCCGTCCAAGAAGAAAGCGACGACTGCGGCGGCGGCCGTCAGTAAAACATCTGAAGCGACGCCGGCCAAGCGGCCCAAGAAAAAATGA
- the dnaaf10 gene encoding dynein axonemal assembly factor 10 isoform X4 — MAADDYPLEIDEQLKGFESSVSAVKNMLDTLLSMAKSELEKKLDPLDQAKVDLMSAYTLNSLFWMYLVTQGVNPREHGIKQELERIRTYMNRVKDITDKKKAARLDKGAAGRFLRNALYEPQEKPSKKKATTAAAAVSKTSEATPAKRPKKK; from the exons ATGGCGGCGGACGATTATCCTTTGGAGATAGACGAGCAACTGAAGGGTTTCGAGTCGTCTGTGTCTGCGGTCAAAAATATGTTGGATACTCTCTTGTCGATGGCCAAAAGTGAGCTGGAGAAAAAG TTGGATCCTCTGGACCAGGCCAAAGTGGATCTGATGTCTGCTTACACGCTCAATTCTTTATTCTGGA TGTACTTGGTCACACAAGGCGTCAATCCAAGAGAACATGGCATCAAGCAAGAACTG GAGCGGATCAGGACTTACATGAACCGAGTGAAAGACATCACGGACAAGAAGAAGGCGGCCCGTCTGGATAAGGGCGCCGCCGGACGCTTCTTGAGGAACGCCCTCTACGAGCCGCAGGAAAAGCCGTCCAAGAAGAAAGCGACGACTGCGGCGGCGGCCGTCAGTAAAACATCTGAAGCGACGCCGGCCAAGCGGCCCAAGAAAAAATGA
- the LOC133509498 gene encoding calcineurin subunit B type 1-like isoform X3, translating to MGNEASYPLEMCTHFDPDEIKRLGKRFKKLDLDNSGSLSVEEFMSLPELQQNPLVQRVIDIFDTDGNGEVDFKEFIEGVSQFSVKGDKEQKLRFAFRIYDMDKDGFISNGELFQVLKMMVGNNLKDTQLQQIVDKTIINADKDGDGRISFEEFCAVVGGLDIHKKMVVDV from the exons ATG GGAAATGAAGCCAGCTACCCCCTGGAAATGTGCACGCATT TTGATCCAGACGAAATCAAGCGTCTGGGAAAGCGTTTCAAGAAACTGGACCTGGACAACTCGGGCTCGCTCAGCGTGGAGGAGTTCATGTCGCTGCCAGAGTTGCAGCAGAACCCGCTCGTGCAGAGGGTCATCGACATATTCGACACTGACGGCAACGGAGAAGTCGACTTCAAAG AGTTCATCGAGGGAGTGTCGCAGTTTAGTGTCAAAGGTGACAAGGAGCAGAAGCTTCGTT TCGCCTTCCGGATCTACGACATGGACAAGGACGGCTTCATCTCCAACGGCGAACTGTTCCAGGTGCTCAAGATGATGGTGGGCAACAACCTGAAGGACACGCAGCTGCAGCAGATCGTGGACAAAACTATCATCAACGCGGACAAGGACGGCGACGGCAGGATATCCTTCGAGGAGTTCTGCGCG GTGGTGGGCGGTCTGGACATACACAAAAAGATGGTGGTGGACGTCTGA
- the LOC133509498 gene encoding calcineurin subunit B type 1-like isoform X4 produces MCTHFDPDEIKRLGKRFKKLDLDNSGSLSVEEFMSLPELQQNPLVQRVIDIFDTDGNGEVDFKEFIEGVSQFSVKGDKEQKLRFAFRIYDMDKDGFISNGELFQVLKMMVGNNLKDTQLQQIVDKTIINADKDGDGRISFEEFCAVVGGLDIHKKMVVDV; encoded by the exons ATGTGCACGCATT TTGATCCAGACGAAATCAAGCGTCTGGGAAAGCGTTTCAAGAAACTGGACCTGGACAACTCGGGCTCGCTCAGCGTGGAGGAGTTCATGTCGCTGCCAGAGTTGCAGCAGAACCCGCTCGTGCAGAGGGTCATCGACATATTCGACACTGACGGCAACGGAGAAGTCGACTTCAAAG AGTTCATCGAGGGAGTGTCGCAGTTTAGTGTCAAAGGTGACAAGGAGCAGAAGCTTCGTT TCGCCTTCCGGATCTACGACATGGACAAGGACGGCTTCATCTCCAACGGCGAACTGTTCCAGGTGCTCAAGATGATGGTGGGCAACAACCTGAAGGACACGCAGCTGCAGCAGATCGTGGACAAAACTATCATCAACGCGGACAAGGACGGCGACGGCAGGATATCCTTCGAGGAGTTCTGCGCG GTGGTGGGCGGTCTGGACATACACAAAAAGATGGTGGTGGACGTCTGA